In Streptomyces sp. NBC_00704, a genomic segment contains:
- a CDS encoding Wzz/FepE/Etk N-terminal domain-containing protein: MTTSTTAQSSAATPLLDLQVLVAAVRRRRRLWSSLALLGLLAGAAAGLLMPRPPTAVTKILVAHEEDQPNDPGTLIRTDVALLQTTRIAGQALKALKSPEKAEDFMRDYSGTGLTNNVLQITVTGDSDAEAVARAQALADAFVADHVQRIRESSKAESKALLDQRDQLKAQLAQVNKAIGDGTGQSGPESSADLESLYARRAELTSQITDFSQRAGEAGIGAPRLVVGTQIVDAPFAVHTSLPRTAAADAAIGLFLGLFLGLAAAAVGAVVADRPVLRRDIAANLGASVIAELPHRLGGRWRRRRAGAARERLVTSLTRIVRGSAEPVSLLELGCARETGVIALALAGALAADGPVTVVDGLPGPQLSGRRPKPGDPAVVGGERAAALPPEERRLGVGSVTPGTAWTDLRHLGTRTVLVVRAGHGSAAWLHTVARQLADQRVAVAGVVLIDPDPRDRTDGTLWNGPHTALRGHGERPTRQSGGGVSPAVQAVGEGRRGTERSPTWAARVPDSDQEAR; the protein is encoded by the coding sequence GTGACGACGAGTACGACCGCGCAGTCGTCGGCCGCCACGCCGCTGCTGGATCTGCAGGTGCTGGTGGCGGCGGTGCGCAGACGGCGCCGTCTGTGGTCGTCGCTCGCGCTGCTGGGGCTGCTCGCCGGCGCGGCGGCGGGTCTGCTGATGCCGCGGCCGCCGACCGCGGTGACCAAGATCCTGGTCGCGCACGAGGAGGACCAGCCGAACGACCCCGGCACGCTGATCCGCACCGACGTGGCCCTGTTGCAGACCACGCGGATCGCCGGGCAGGCACTGAAGGCCCTCAAGTCCCCGGAGAAGGCAGAGGACTTCATGCGGGACTACAGCGGGACGGGGCTGACCAACAACGTGCTGCAGATCACCGTGACCGGCGACAGCGACGCGGAAGCGGTGGCCCGTGCCCAGGCGTTGGCCGACGCGTTCGTCGCGGACCACGTGCAGCGGATCCGGGAGTCCTCGAAGGCCGAGTCGAAGGCCCTGCTCGACCAGCGCGACCAGCTGAAGGCACAACTGGCCCAGGTCAACAAGGCGATCGGGGACGGAACGGGGCAGAGCGGGCCGGAGTCGTCGGCGGACCTGGAGTCCCTGTACGCCCGCCGGGCCGAACTCACCTCGCAGATCACCGACTTCAGCCAGCGCGCCGGGGAGGCCGGCATCGGCGCCCCGCGGCTCGTCGTCGGCACGCAGATCGTGGACGCCCCGTTCGCGGTGCACACCTCGCTGCCCAGGACCGCCGCCGCGGACGCCGCGATCGGGCTGTTCCTCGGGCTCTTCCTCGGGCTCGCGGCGGCCGCGGTCGGCGCGGTCGTGGCGGACCGCCCGGTACTGCGCCGGGACATCGCCGCGAACCTGGGCGCCTCGGTGATCGCCGAGCTGCCCCACCGGCTGGGCGGGCGGTGGCGGCGCCGCCGGGCCGGGGCGGCGCGCGAACGGCTCGTCACGTCCCTGACCCGCATCGTGCGCGGCTCCGCGGAGCCCGTGTCGCTGCTGGAACTGGGCTGTGCGCGCGAGACGGGCGTGATCGCGCTCGCTCTCGCCGGGGCGCTGGCGGCGGACGGGCCGGTGACCGTCGTCGACGGGCTGCCCGGCCCGCAGCTCTCCGGCCGCCGCCCGAAGCCGGGCGACCCGGCGGTGGTCGGCGGCGAGCGGGCCGCGGCCCTGCCGCCCGAGGAACGCCGGCTGGGCGTGGGCTCCGTGACGCCGGGCACGGCGTGGACCGACCTGCGCCACCTCGGCACGCGGACCGTGCTCGTCGTGCGGGCCGGGCACGGCAGCGCCGCGTGGCTGCACACCGTGGCACGGCAGCTCGCGGACCAGCGCGTCGCGGTGGCCGGGGTGGTGCTGATCGACCCCGACCCGCGGGACCGGACCGACGGCACGCTGTGGAACGGGCCGCACACCGCGCTGCGCGGCCACGGCGAGCGGCCGACACGGCAGAGCGGCGGGGGTGTCTCCCCCGCCGTCCAGGCGGTGGGCGAGGGACGGCGGGGGACGGAGCGGTCGCCGACGTGGGCGGCCCGGGTCCCGGACAGCGACCAGGAGGCGCGGTAG
- a CDS encoding Wzz/FepE/Etk N-terminal domain-containing protein, with the protein MSDDTIRLVTIGRIVRRRLRLLALVALVGALAGYGVSALFPPRYTTSASVLLPGTWEERELLTQTEVATSSVVVDRAAAKLGWAGVSGSDLRDRVGAKATDGNIIKISGTAESPERAQRLSDQVAGEFVSYATRIAKDTADPGAAEELAALQKSVRDTSRRISELADSTDPGDTVESVQTRTELEKLRTALREAITTIKQADPADDEAKNMVVMGAAARPAGEAPPTRTQLVAGGALLFFLVAVLGHLTAARMSRRLRGEAEITAALGSALLGTVDVPVERGALRTPGRGPAVLLRRLLGTDVRWDIPAPQTSGDEASRRIRYRRVCSRLRERLPAPQRLLAVFPDGDEIARRAAGQLVAEAGKDPGLRAVAVPVSRPMVPDRGHEAGALVVVSAGHWTAAELAGLAEACADAKHAVVGVVLAGPVRAVRPAGRSRGAAAPALESLDGERDEATGVTG; encoded by the coding sequence TTGAGCGATGACACGATACGTCTGGTCACCATCGGGCGGATCGTCCGCCGGCGTCTGAGGCTGCTCGCCCTGGTCGCCCTGGTGGGCGCGCTCGCCGGATACGGCGTCTCCGCGCTGTTCCCGCCGCGCTACACGACGTCGGCGTCGGTGCTGCTCCCGGGCACGTGGGAGGAGCGCGAGCTGCTGACCCAGACCGAGGTGGCGACCAGTTCGGTGGTGGTCGACCGGGCGGCCGCCAAGCTCGGCTGGGCCGGGGTGAGCGGCAGCGACCTGCGGGACCGGGTGGGCGCCAAGGCCACCGACGGCAACATCATCAAGATCTCCGGCACGGCCGAGTCCCCGGAGCGTGCGCAGCGGCTCTCCGACCAGGTGGCCGGGGAGTTCGTCTCGTACGCCACCCGGATCGCGAAGGACACCGCCGATCCGGGGGCGGCGGAGGAGCTGGCCGCGCTCCAGAAGTCGGTGCGCGACACCAGCCGGCGCATCAGCGAGCTGGCCGACTCGACCGATCCCGGCGACACCGTGGAGAGCGTGCAGACCCGCACCGAGCTGGAGAAGCTGCGCACCGCGCTGCGGGAGGCCATCACCACCATCAAGCAGGCCGACCCGGCCGACGACGAGGCGAAGAACATGGTCGTCATGGGGGCGGCGGCCCGGCCGGCGGGCGAGGCGCCCCCGACGAGGACGCAGCTCGTCGCGGGCGGGGCGCTGCTGTTCTTCCTGGTCGCGGTGCTCGGCCATCTCACCGCCGCGCGGATGAGCCGCCGGCTGCGCGGCGAGGCGGAGATCACCGCGGCGCTGGGCTCGGCGCTGCTGGGCACGGTCGACGTCCCCGTCGAGCGGGGCGCGCTCCGGACGCCGGGCCGTGGTCCGGCGGTGCTGCTGCGCAGGCTGCTGGGCACGGACGTCCGGTGGGACATCCCGGCTCCGCAGACGTCCGGCGACGAGGCCAGCCGGCGGATCCGCTACCGGCGGGTGTGCTCGCGCCTGCGGGAGCGGTTGCCGGCCCCGCAGCGGCTGCTGGCCGTCTTCCCCGACGGTGACGAGATCGCGCGCCGGGCCGCCGGGCAGCTCGTCGCGGAGGCCGGGAAGGACCCGGGGCTGCGCGCGGTCGCGGTCCCGGTGTCCCGGCCGATGGTGCCGGACCGCGGCCATGAGGCCGGGGCCCTCGTCGTGGTGAGCGCCGGCCACTGGACGGCGGCGGAACTCGCCGGCCTCGCCGAGGCGTGTGCGGACGCCAAGCACGCCGTCGTCGGGGTCGTCCTGGCCGGTCCGGTGCGCGCGGTGCGGCCGGCCGGCCGCTCGCGGGGGGCCGCCGCGCCTGCGCTGGAGAGCCTCGACGGCGAACGGGACGAAGCGACGGGAGTCACAGGGTGA